In Saccharomycodes ludwigii strain NBRC 1722 chromosome III, whole genome shotgun sequence, one DNA window encodes the following:
- a CDS encoding forkhead family transcription factor FKH1 (similar to Saccharomyces cerevisiae YIL131C | FKH1 | ForK head Homolog (paralog of YNL068C | FKH2)) — translation MDPDFIDNVISLLDVPPKATVVSQEYANTNNFAREVQAYAKIAGRDWTYYVKTLKVTIGRNTSSASSGIGNEERKNDPEDNVDIDLGPAKVVSRKHAKIQYNLNNGAWELLVDGRNGAKVNFTRVQAGPNSPSIKLFSGTIIDIGGTQMMFILPDSDPVLMPNVLKHLEPKLQQLHELRQKNSVKGFIRMYNNDNSAISVPGGPIQPINAATPTSNATRNTGGYVLQQDQHQYPQQDQQVLDNGYHGMMVMNGNNTNMLQAHFEGGTIVDPGFPSTELNSDLSRPENKNVKPPFSYATMITQAILSTHEGAMSLADIYNFIENHYSYYKYSKSGWQNSIRHNLSLNKAFEKVNRRPGEPGKGMKWRIAENFQKEFLDRYREGKVSKIKRGSSVVRQLQLQLSRYGTIPIQREYSAGNNPEDNSHGINNKKGNDESSRVKKKRKTSKKSAEKGAEKDNGMAMNVKTAVNTTQQFVENQSTMKDNTINNNTMGSISTVDGSTLSHPQILQQQQQHMISNESVHNLPRISLQQQYPLTTHNTQNFPFNSASRLLVSPMHPQNSQTELQPQPLQPQAKLQQQSDEQLNYALGYDFNSQQQLTNNVESNNNNNSNNNNDNNNNNNNNNSNNNNDNNNNNNNNNSNNNNNDKNDNNDKNKNNDSHNNNNINSNENNSSNENNNSNNNNNITRIATESPIRPSNSATLPPPSSHSHVHIQTGGTSITPSANDSLLRSPGAKHFSISAVEAYTPERGSNKLISLNNSHTRNTSNASTANVNTTDKNNVQGIINNSNDVKNGQKSSLDINGNPMNVNNNNIALPPSTELIGGSSHITNANNHIILKSPEGLLNTAKAPAQSSPGVWNLLQFSSLNNTPADHAHNLINQHLQQHQQEHNKSDDNLPHSTIDDTKTAANNDDVVLHNRESNTESDNKNNNSANVKNSNNNHVEMNAQKKDVAQEEKEADDDDDDDEGVVNLGSSPLKKKGLDADGITNSNGGNGKMNKTQLMLDHDSVKINVIKE, via the coding sequence gACTTTATTGATAACGTTATATCTTTGCTAGATGTTCCACCCAAAGCAACAGTAGTTTCTCAAGAATATgcaaatacaaataacTTTGCAAGAGAAGTCCAAGCATATGCCAAAATAGCAGGACGTGATTGGACGTATTATGTTAAGACTTTAAAGGTAACAATAGGAAGAAATACATCTTCTGCATCATCTGGAATTGGTAatgaagaaagaaaaaatgacCCGGAGGACAATGTAGATATTGATTTGGGACCAGCTAAGGTAGTGTCTAGAAAGCATGCCAAAATCCAATACAACTTAAACAACGGTGCTTGGGAATTATTAGTTGACGGTAGAAATGGTGCTAAAGTTAATTTTACAAGAGTTCAAGCTGGTCCCAATAGCCCCTCTATCAAGTTATTTTCCGGAACAATTATTGATATAGGTGGTACTCAAATGATGTTTATATTACCTGACAGTGATCCTGTTTTAATGccaaatgttttaaaacatcTTGAGCCAAAATTGCAACAGTTACATGAGCtaagacaaaaaaattcagtTAAAGGGTTCATTAGGATGtacaataatgataattcCGCTATTTCTGTTCCCGGTGGTCCTATTCAACCTATTAATGCTGCTACACCTACTTCTAATGCTACTAGAAATACTGGTGGCTATGTACTGCAACAAGACCAACATCAATACCCACAACAAGATCAGCAAGTTTTAGATAATGGATATCATGGAATGATGGTTATGAATGGAAATAACACTAACATGCTACAGGCTCATTTTGAAGGGGGTACTATTGTAGATCCAGGGTTCCCCTCTACTGAATTGAATTCTGATCTATCTCGCCCAGAGaacaaaaatgttaaaCCACCATTTTCTTATGCAACTATGATCACACAAGCTATTTTATCCACTCATGAAGGAGCGATGTCCTTAGctgatatatataattttattgagaaccattattcttattataaGTATTCTAAAAGTGGTTGGCAAAATTCTATTAGGCACAATTTGTCATTGAATAAAGCTTTTGAAAAAGTGAATCGTAGACCAGGCGAGCCAGGCAAAGGTATGAAGTGGAGAATTGCtgaaaattttcaaaaagaatttttggACAGATATAGAGAGGGGAAAGTctctaaaattaaaagaggCAGTAGTGTTGTTAGACAGTTACAATTGCAGTTATCCAGATATGGCACTATACCAATCCAAAGAGAATATTCAGCGGGAAACAACCCTGAAGATAACAGTCATGgcattaataataagaagGGCAATGATGAATCATCTAGggttaaaaagaaaagaaaaacctCGAAGAAAAGCGCGGAGAAGGGTGCAGAGAAGGACAATGGCATGGCAATGAATGTGAAGACCGCCGTTAATACTACGCAACAATTTGTTGAAAATCAAAGCACCATGAAAGACAACACcatcaacaataatacaatGGGTTCTATAAGTACCGTTGATGGAAGCACACTTAGTCATCCCCAAATTttgcaacaacaacaacaacatatGATTAGTAATGAAAGTGTCCACAATCTACCACGTATCTCtttacaacaacaatatccATTAACCACACACAATACACAAAATTTTCCGTTCAATTCTGCTTCTAGGTTATTAGTTTCACCAATGCATCCTCAAAATTCTCAGACAGAGCTTCAACCGCAACCATTGCAACCACAAGCAAAGctacaacaacaatcaGATGAACAACTTAATTATGCTTTAGGCTATGATTTTAATAGTCAACAACAATTAACGAATAATGTTGAgtccaataataataataatagtaataataataatgataataataataataataataataataatagtaataataataatgataataataataataataataataataatagtaataataataataatgataagaatgataataatgataagaataagaataatgatagtcataataataataatataaatagtaatgagaataatagtagtaatgagaataataacagcaataacaacaataacattaCGAGAATTGCCACAGAATCACCTATTCGTCCTTCAAATTCTGCCACACTGCCACCACCTTCATCACATTCTCATGTACATATTCAAACTGGTGGTACCAGTATTACACCTTCTGCAAATGATTCGTTATTGAGGTCACCAGGCGCTAaacatttttcaatatcagCCGTGGAAGCATATACTCCAGAAAGAGGAAGCAATAAACTAATATCACTAAATAATAGCCATACTAGAAACACTAGTAATGCTAGCACAGCAAATGTTAACACCACTGACAAGAATAATGTTCAAGgcatcattaataatagtaatgatGTTAAAAATGGTCAGAAATCATCTTTAGATATAAATGGGAATCCGATGAATgtaaacaataacaatattgcTTTGCCACCATCAACGGAATTAATTGGTGGAAGTAGCCATATTACAAACGCCAACAACCATATTATATTGAAAAGTCCAGAGGGGTTGTTGAATACTGCTAAAGCTCCCGCTCAATCCTCACCGGGTGTTTGGAATTTATTGCAATTTAgttctttaaataatacGCCTGCCGATCATGCGCATAATTTGATTAACCAACATTTACAGCAACATCAGCAGGAACATAACAAAAGTGATGATAATCTGCCTCATAGTACTATAGATGATACAAAGACCGCAGCTAACAATGATGATGTGGTGCTTCACAATCGCGAGAGTAATACTGAAAgtgacaataaaaataacaatagtgccaatgttaaaaacagcaacaacaatcaCGTAGAAATGAATGCTCAGAAAAAAGATGTAGCACaagaagagaaagaagctgatgatgatgatgatgatgatgaaggtGTCGTGAATTTGGGTTCCTCCcctttgaagaaaaagggTCTTGATGCCGATGGTATTACCAATAGTAATGGAGGAAATGGGAAAATGAATAAGACGCAGTTAATGTTAGATCATGATTCTGTAAAGATTAATGTGATAAAAGAATAG